Genomic segment of Panicum virgatum strain AP13 chromosome 9N, P.virgatum_v5, whole genome shotgun sequence:
CAAAATATAGTTTAAAATTTATCGGTAGTCAAAGTTTCAAAAGGTTGCCTGCCTCCGAATTTCCAATATTTGATGCTGAGTGAGCATTTTGTAATTTGTAATAGTTAATGTTTGCGGATATAATGAAGTTTGCAGCAATTTATTTGATTACATTTATCATACAATATTGTTTCTATGCTTTCAAGGTCACAAGTGTGatgtgcattttttttcttttcagggCAGTGCATTCCAATCCTTGCTTCCTGCTGTTAAGGACAAAATTATTGAAAGTTTCACTCCAGAGGCTCGTGACATGTTTGAAAGAGAGTTTGATTTTTTTGATAAGGTCACCTCTATTTCTGGTGTTCTTTTCCCTCTACCCAAGGAAGAGCGCAGAGCGGGTATAAGAAGGTAATTCTAGAGAGTTATTGTAACgttctaaaaataaaaattgagaACTtacttttatataattttgaactttcATGCAGGGAACTGGAGAAGATTACGATTCCAGGTGATGACCTCTACCTACCTACTGCAACAAACAAGTTTGTACGGGGTATACAGCTAGACAGTGGTATTCCTCTCCAGTCTGCTGCAAAAGTTCCAATAATGATTACTTTTAACGTTGTTGACCGTGATGGGGACCCAAATGATGTAAAACCACAGGCTTGCATTTTTAAGGTAAATATAATTTTCCTTTACAGTTAATATGCACAAACATCCTTTGCTTCTTAATTTTCTGTAATAGAATGATGTGCAGCTCTCTTGCCTATTCAAGAAATTAAAAAAACTTTACTTCTTGATATCTTTTGATCATATATGGATCTGTAATCCTTATGATATGGCTAGTGGATTGGTTTGGGATTAGCAGAAAGTTGGAGCGTGTTTGCTCTCATGAGAGGCTCTGAACAGCTAGATGGAATTGGGGTTCTATTCTGCTAGATTAGCCTGATTGCCAAAGCCTTGACATAGAGATGGCACTTAGAAATCTGATGTAACAAATTAACCAACAAATTGAACTAACTTATCCCACAAACTAAGATCCTAACAAACTGTCAATAAGAGCTAATCTCCTCTTGCTATTGTGGGTACCATGCAGCACTGATAGGTGTCACCCACAAAAGCATCCACAACACCTCATTTCTTCTTCCTATCTTCAAGAGCATGTTTTAAATATAATTGTTTTTAATTAATATTAGGATTATAAGATTACCTACTTTATGATTGACCAGAAAAGTTAGTCATATTCGAGTATACTAGACAATTATGCCCGTGCCTTGCTACAaacaaagttggtataagtatcAGGTACGTATAGTTGTTCGTGCGTTAATTTGTGGGGATCTACATGATCGAGTCGTGGACCGAGGGCTGGTTCGTCTCGCATACAGGATGGActaaggcccacctgtcaatgaCACAAGGAGGACCAAACCAAAAACTTAGGTGGAAACATTacgtgctttagaaatagatataGATAAAGGCACCAAAAGTTAATTCTGTAAAGAAAAAGTATTGTACTTTCATTTTAAACTGTGACTTTACCCTATCTGAACTGTAGTGTGGCAGTCCTATTGCTTCATTTAGCTAGATATCATCCACTGTTCTTAACACAATCTGGATTCAATGATATGACAGGTTGGTGATGACTGTAGACAAGATGTGCTGGCGCTGCAAGTTATTGCTCTATTGAGGGATGTATTTCAAGCTGTCGGATTAAACCTGTATCTTTTTCCATACGGTGTTTTGCCTACTGGACCAGGGCGAGGCATAATTGAGGTGAACATGTGTTTGCgacttttattttaaaaaaaaaactatattgACTACGGAATCACTAAGCGAAAATTATGTGTTTTATTGCCTTTTGTTTCTACTCAAATGTGAGGCGAATTGCTTTAGCTATGAGATAAGTCAACAGAGTTCCTATTTGCATTGCTAATAATTCATGATGTGCTAGTgtcctttgcttttgttgataTGTTAGAATATTCCTTTATGCCCAATGGTTATTAGAGTTCTTGGTTTCCACTATTAATCCAAGGCTACTGCAGGTGGTCCCAAATACTCGTAGTAGAAATCAAATGGGTGAAACAACTGATGGTGGTTTACTAGAGATATTTCAGCAAGACTATGGTCCTGTAGGTTCGCCTTCTTTCGAAGCTGCTAGAGAAATGTTTATGATAAGTAGTGCTGGATATGCTGTTGCTAGCTTACTTCTTCAACCGAAGGATCGGCATAATGGCAATCTTCTCTTTGATAGGTATGGCATACTCAGCTCTTCAAAATGAATGGTTGAATCTAGAATTTGCAGCTTAACCATCACTTTGTTTATGCAGCCAGGGGAGATTAGTTCATATTGATTTTGGTTTTATTTTGGAGATTTCACCTGGAGGTAACATGGGGTTTGAGAGTGCACATTTCAAGCTAAGCCACGAGATGACACAACTGCTGGATCCATCTGGAACTATGAAGAGTGATACATGGAACCAGTTTCTCAGGTAGGCATATATTGCACAGTTCCAAAAAATTAGAGTTTATCCATGCACTTGTATACACTTTTGCTACCATCGAGTTGTAGTATCAGATTAAACTTGATTGAGGGTGGATGTCATACTGAAGAACAAACATTCATGATAGGAACCAACTGATCAGTAGTTTCTGAAATATGGTTCAGACTATTTATAAGTTGATTCTCTGCTGTGAAAAATTCTCTCTAGCAGTTCGCGATTTTTTGTGATATGAACATTATGATATTCTGATTCGAGTATTGCCCCTTCAGATTGTGTGTCAAAGGGTACCTAGCAGCAAGGAGGCACATGAATGGGATTTTAACTACAGTGAACCTGATGGTGGACAGTGGGCTTCCTTGCTTTAGCAGGGGAGATCCTATCAATAATCTTCGGAAGCGGTTTCATCCAGAGATGAATGAGCGTGAGGCCGCAAACTTCATGGTACGGACATGTGCTGATGCTTACAACAAGTGGACTACCGCAGGATATGACTTAATTCAGTACTTGCAGCAGGGTATTGAGAAATAGTTTGTTTCTAGTTTTGTAAATGGTATGTTCGTGTACATCAATTGTATGTAGCCGCTAATTTTTTCTTATGTAGAATTGATTTTTTGGTGTATCATTGTATGGTAAGGATGTGGGAATTCACGTGATTAGCAGAGGATGTTTGTTGCACAGAGGCAATTCTTTTCTTCGCACTGTAAGACTGCCTAGAGCAGTAGCTCATCGAGTTTTTGTATTAGGGTCTCAGAATCCAGAACTTGTGCATTTGCACCTGATATACTCCCAAGTTTACTACATGTATGATTTGTAGTTTTTCTGTGGATGAATGTTTATCATTCTATTACAGGATGAATGTTCAGTGCTAAAACTTTGTTGCCTTTGTTGGGCGTGTGTAGCGGGCAGTGTTGGCTAAAACTGAAAATACTTGCTCAGGTGCTGCAGATTTCATTGAAAATACAGCTGGATGAAATTCAAACAATGTGCGCCGTGCTACAGAGATCGATGTGTTTATGCTTAACGAATGAAAAGCAACGCCGGTTTGAACTGACGCACGGCTGACTACTTCCCTACGATCAATATGTTGAGTTGACTGGCATACCCAAGGCAAGGCAAAATGACAGGATATATGGTTATTGAAGCTATTAGGACGTCCGATAAGAAGTTTGCTATTGAATGCCCCGTTGCAACATTGAAAATTAACTGCTGCAATAGTCAAAATCACTACttacattataaaaaatatatatcaatAGCTCTATCGTCCGATTCTATGATAGAAATTATCCGCCGCAACATGACACTATTACATAAAGTTGCACACTAATCATAAAGTTGACACATGATACAATAAGAACGACAATGTGTAGAAATAGAGTTGCACACTAATCATAAAGTTGACATCAAATAAAAGTACATTTCCTATATGAATCCAAAGGTAACAAGTTGTATGGTACAATATATAGATTTAAAAGCTAATTGCTGGTCAAGGATTCAAAACTTTTGAATACTGTGCTGTGTGAGCACTTTACAACAAGAAAAGGAGGGAGTATGATCGGATGGAATAGTACACAAGTACTTTCATTTTGCGAGGAAACAGAGGCACGATTTAAcagatactccctccgtaccaatataagtgtagttttaaAAAAAGGGTTTTTTGGATTGACACCATTACAATTCTTGTGCTTTGGAGAAGTACCATTACTATTCGCCTATTCGGAAAGATACCATTACAATTCTTGTTTTGTCACAGCAACACCATGGAGTACGTATCCGATGGACTCGGGCCCAACCGCAGGCGTATACCCCCCGTCCGTTTTCCCGTATGGCCCATTTTGCCCCCGGCTCTAGAGGTAAAGGGCGTCGGGCCTCCTCTGTCTTCCGCGGCCGACCCCTatcgtcgtcctcctctgtCCTTCCCCTTTCCCTCGCCGTTGtgctccccaaaccctagctgacGGCGGCGAATCCAActctggcgccggcggcgagaagaacCAATCCGAAGGCCGTTGCGATGGACCCTGTAGACCGCAATGGGTGATCCGCAGCCGCGCCTTCCGTTGCGCTCTCCGGTGGAGATGGCGAACGACGACAGCGGGTATGGATCTTCCTCCTCCTTAGTTGCTTAGTGAATGATTGTGAGAACGGTATCAGGAGATTTGCTTTGGATTTAGTCTATCGATAGTGATTGATTCGATTtcgggatttttctcttgtCGCTAGGGTTTCATTGTTCTCACTAGCTCTTAAAGTTGAAGGATTCAGTTCCACAGACAGTAGTGGTAGAAAAGCATACACAAAAGGACGCGTGATTAAGTGGGATGTTGAAGTAGGTTCTTTTTCTTTCGATTTGCTGATGAATAGCCTGCGCAATGAGTTCCAGTGGTCCAGTAGTCAGTCTGCTAGTGTATGGTTCTATGACAAAAGGATGGGGGAAGATGTCAAGCTAGAGAATGATTTGCAGATGCATGACATTTTCGAAATGTATAAGGATCAGATGCAATGCGACTTTATTGTTGGGGTTTTTGACAGTTGTCATAGACAGGCTTATGAGTTTGATGCTTTAGAGCCACTTTGTGTGATCCCACCTGTTTATTTTGGTGATGATAACCCTGATCAGATCCCACCCAATAGCAAAGACATGCCAGCTGGACTTGGTAATGATGTTGCCGATCCAATTGACCATAATTCTGGGGAGGCAGAATTTTTACCAATAGATCCAGATCCTGAGCTTGAGGCTGACAGGGAGCCTGATATCTTTGACAATAGTGAGGAGTATGTTGGAGTTGATGATGATGTTCAGTTCATGCCTGTACCATCTCCTCGGGCAGCTAACAATTCAGCCCCAGAATCATCTAACAATGATGAATATCCTTCTTTTCATGATGCTGATGAATTTGATGGGGTTCCCAATGCTGAAGGAGAAACTCCTCCTGAGGCAGAGGTAAATGATGCAGATCCAGAGGAGGTTCAGGTTATCCATGATCCAGAAAACCCCAAGATAGAAGTGGGAGAAAGGTTTCCTGATATTGTTGCATTTAGGAAGGCAGTTAGGCATTATGCAGTTCTGACAGGGTTTGAGTTTGACAAGGTCATCACAGACCAGACTAGGTTCATTGCCAAGTGTAAAGCTGAAGGATGTCCTTGGCGCATACATGCTTCAAGAATCTCTCATGGCAAGACAATAGAGGTGAATTGTCCTTGTATTTTGTATTCCTGTTTTGCACTGTCCTACCATAAATTActtataatattttttcttaTTTGCAGATCAAAGTATTGCCTGCAAAGCACAATTGTCCAACTACTAAACTGAGAGAAGGGAGGATGGCAACACAAGGCTGGTGTGCAGATAGGTTGGGGGATTGGCTGAAGAGAAATCCAACTAAAGGTCCAAAGGATTGTAAGGAAAAATTAGAGGGGGATTATGGTATCAAGCTCAAGTACTCC
This window contains:
- the LOC120688701 gene encoding uncharacterized protein LOC120688701 produces the protein MGDPQPRLPLRSPVEMANDDSGVSLFSLALKVEGFSSTDSSGRKAYTKGRVIKWDVEVGSFSFDLLMNSLRNEFQWSSSQSASVWFYDKRMGEDVKLENDLQMHDIFEMYKDQMQCDFIVGVFDSCHRQAYEFDALEPLCVIPPVYFGDDNPDQIPPNSKDMPAGLGNDVADPIDHNSGEAEFLPIDPDPELEADREPDIFDNSEEYVGVDDDVHPRII